CCTTCGATCATACGCATTGCAGACTCTACGTTTGCTGCGTTCAAATCTGGCATCTTAGTTTCTGCAATTTCTTGTACTTGTGCACGAGTAACTGTAGCAACTTTAGTTTTGTTAGGTGTACCTGATCCTTTTTCAACACCTGCAGCTTTTTTCAAAAGAACAGCAGCTGGTGGTGTTTTCGTAACGAAAGTAAATGATTTATCTTCGTAAACTGAGATAACAACTGGAATGATCATGCCAGCTTGGTCAGCTGTACGAGCGTTGAACTCTTTTGTGAATCCCATAATGTTGATACCAGCTTGACCAAGAGCAGGTCCAACCGGTGGAGCTGGTGTAGCTTTACCAGCAGGGATTTGCAATTTTACAAGTTTTTCGACTTTTTTAGCCATTTTTAAATCCTCCTTTGTGGTTTTGGCGGTAATTAAAGATTTTTACCTCCCACAAGTATGCTTTACACATACCCATCTATTATACACTATTTATCTAGAATTGCAAGAGAAAATTTTATTTTTTTAATCGACGTAATCTCCGCCTTCAAAGCCGTAGTATTCTTCCAAACTGAGACCACTCTCTGCAATTTCTTTTGCTTCTTTTCCGACATAACGAAGGTGCCATTCTTCAGCCATATAACCGGTTTCTTTTTCCTTACCTTTGAGATAACGGACAACAAAGCCATAATCAGCCGCATGGTCCAAGAGCCATTGAGCCGCTTTTTCTTCTGTTACTAAATCACCATCAGTCCCAATAACATCAAAGGCCAAGCCAGTTTGGTGTTCACTGTAACCGGGACGAGCAGAGTAACGGTCAGCAGCTGCCTTCCCATCTTGGTTGACATAATCTTGGTAGAGCTTTGTCTGAGTTTCATAACTTCTAAAACCACTGTAATGGTCACTGATTGGGAAACCTGCCTCTTGCATAGCTTTGATGAGTTTGAGCAACTCTGCTTTGGCTGTTGGATTTTCCCCTGGATTGTAGTCTTTCGACAATGGATAGTGTTTATTTGCTACGATGATTTCATCGTATTTTCCTTGGATACTATAATAGTTTCCTTTATTGCTAACTTCTGCCTTTTTCTGACTAGAAGCTTGAGATTTGCTGCCTACAGTTCCTTCCGGTTGACTGCTTTGCTCCGTCTTTTGAGTATTTTCTTCAAGTTTCGTTTTTTCTTGCGAACAAGCTGCAAGAGTCAATGCTAGTAAACCAGATAAAATGACATATCTTTTTTTCATTTCTTTCTTCCTCTCTCTTAGGCCAAATGCTTCTCTAATTCATGAGATAAGATTTTAATCATCTCTTCCAGCTCTGGCGATTGTACTTGGCAATCTTCTGCTGCCATTTCTTCCCAGGGCACCCACCAGACTGGGCCACGGCCATTAAGTCCGTGCCCCTTCATATCACCTGCTCTTCGCGGAAAAAGATGCCAATGAGCGTGGGCATCGCCATTTCCTAGAAGTTCAATGTTCATCTTTTCAGCTTTAAACGTTTTGGCAACAGCTTCTTGGACTAAACTCATTTCCTCTAGAAAATGAAGTTTTACAGAAGTCTCCATATGGTGGAGTTCTGTGACATGCTCCTTTGCTAAAAATAAGGTATAGCCCTTGAAGTATTGGTGGTCTCCAATAACTACATATCCTGTTTCTAGTTCTTTGACAAAGTAGGGATTTTCTCCAGCTTTGATGAGTTCGATTCTCTGACAGATTAAGCACATTCTATGATACCTCCTCGCTCTTGAGATAGGCGTCAACCATACGCTCAGTCGCCACTACTGAATCAATGTGGGTGCGCTCATAAGAGTGACTGGACTCGATTCCCGCACCAAGGAGGGCATGCTTGACCTCTGCACCTGCTGACATGGCCGCTGAAGCGTCCGATCCATAAAATGGATAGATATCCAACTTAAATGGAATATCTTGCTCTTTCGCCAAAGCCACCAAATGTTGACGGAAGTCATAGTGATAAGGTCCAGAAGCATCCTTGACACAGATAGACACTGTATATTCGTCTGTTTGCTGGTCATCTCCCATTGCTCCCATATCCACAGCCAGATATTCGACTACCTGAGCAGGGATATTAGAGTTAGCTCCATGCCCAACTTCTTCAAAAACTGAAAAAGCAAAATGGGTTGTTACGGGCAATTCAATCTTCTCTTCCTTATAAACACGAAGCAAATTAAGCAAAATCGCTGCGCTGACCTTGTCATCCAAATGACGAGACTTGATAAAACCTGTCTCTGTCACGACAGTTCGTGGGTCAAAGCTAATAAAATCACCGACCTCAATCCCCAAGGCACGAGTTTCTTTTTCATTGGTCACTTTTGCGTCCAAACGCACTTCCATATTGTCCTGCGTGCGTTCTGCAGTTCCTGCATCCTTGTAGACATGGCAAGAAGTTTGGTGGATGAGGATGGTTCCTGATACTTTTTCACCTGTGCTAGCCACATGCACTGTACAGTTTTCACCTTCAATCATATTCCAAGGAAAACCACCGATACGATCCAGTTTGAGACGGCCATCTGGTTTGACAGCACGGACAATGGCCCCCAGCGTATCCACATGGGCAGTCACATAGCGATGCTCTCCATCATTTTGACCTTTAATGGTCACATTGACACCGCCCTTAGCTGTGCGAACCGGCTGGTAACCAAAACCTTCTAAAGTTTTGACTAAATAGTCCGCAATGTCCCGAGTGAAACCTGTTGGAGACGCAATAGCTGTCAGTTCTTTGATATATTCTACTGTTTGATTCATTTCTTCACCTCTTTTGCTACCTATTATAACACATTTATCATCGGATAAAAAAGAAAATCACCCCTGTAGACTTAGCTACAAAAGTGATTTTAATGATTATTCCATTTCAAAAACATCGCTTTCTTGCTTATTTGGTAGAACCAATGAGAGCAAGATTCCGACAACGGCTGGTACTAACCATGGGAGAGATGCCTTGGCAAAAGGAAGAGCCTTGACAAGATTTGCAAGAAACTCAACTTTAAATGAGCTTCCTAGTACGCTTGCAATGGCAATAGCTGTAACAACAGCAATTGTCAACTGCATACCTGGTTTTGAAAGAGCCACAAATTTGTTGACAATGACAATCATAACGATAGCAATCGTGATTGGGTACAAGATAACCAGTACTGGAATTGAGTACTTGATAATCGCATCAAGACCTAAATTAGCAATGGCAAATCCAATCAAGGTAAAGGCTGTCGCATAAACCTTGTAGCTGATTTGTGGGAAGCGCTCATTAAAGAACTCAGCTGTTGACACAATCAAACCAACTGTTGTTGTGAAGCAGGTTACGGTAACCATAGCTGCAAGGAAGAGTTGAGCTGTTGAGCCAAAGATTTCTTGAGTCGCTTGTGACAAGATGTAAACACCTGGTGTTCCACCCTTCATCGCCTCAGCTGGTACCGGGAAATGATTTCCAAGGAAACCTAAACCGATGTAAAGAGCGCTGAAGGCAAGGGCTACAACGATACCAACAACCCAAATAGTCGAAATGTATTCTTTCTTACTTGAAAATCCAAGTTGTTTTAAGGTTTGAACTGCGATTACACTAAAGGCAACTGAGGCAAGGGCATCCAAGGTATTGTAACCTTCTAGGAAACCTGTACCAAAGGCAGAAGCTTGATAAGCAGCTGACGCAGCTTGAGGACTTGTTCCACCATATTTGATAGCTCCTAGAACAACCAAGATAACAATCAAAATAGCAAAGACTGGTGTTAAAATACGGCCGATACGGTCTAAGATTTTTGATGGATTAAGCGAAATTAGATAGGCTGCTGCAAAGTAAAGAACCGTAAAGACAATCAAACCAAGACCTTTATTTGCATCCGACAAAAGGGGGCTAATCCCTACTTCGTAAGCTGTTGTAGCAGTACGTGGGATAGCAAAGAATGGACCGATTGACAAGTAAAGAACTGAGAGGTAAAGAGTCGCAAACCAAGGCGCTATCTTTGTTGAAATCTCGTAGATATATCCTTTAGGATTTAGCGTTCCAATAATAAGAGTCAATACGGCGATACCGACACCTGAAAAGACAAAACCTGCGATGGCAGGAAGAAAATGTTCTCCAGATAGAGCACCTAGAGAAGGCGGAAAAATCAAGTTCCCCGCACCAAAAAATATTCCAAACAGGAGTAAACCTGTTAGGGCACCTTTTTTAGCCATGAAAATCTCCTTCATATTTATAAAATACTGACCTAGTATATCATGAATAGGAGTATGAAAAAAGCTTCACGAAGTAAATATTGAATGTTTTCAAGATTCTTAAAAATGAGAATTGTCTAAAAATAAAATTCTCCTACCCAGTCCACACCAAGTAGGAGAAAATTGTACTGTTTACAGTTCTTCAAAGGCCATCATGCCACCTTGTACATTGATAACTTCATAACCTTGTTCTGATAGGAATTGGCAAGCACGCGCCGATCTCATTCCAGATTTACAAATAACATAATGTAACTGGTCCTTGTTCAACTGATCATAGGTATCAGCCAATTGACTAAGTGGCAGGTTGTGGGCGCCTTCTAAATGGAGTGCTTCAAACTCATCCACTTCTCTCACGTCCACTAGAGAAAGTTGATTGTTTTGATAAAGCTGGTAAAATGCGTCAAAGGTTATTTCTTTCATTCTTTTTCTCCTAATACTCTTCGAAAATCTCTTCAAACCACGTCAGCATCGCCTTACCGTAGGTATGGTTACTGACTTCGTCAGTTCTATCCACAACCTCAAAACAGTGTTTTGAGCTGACTTCGTCAGTTTTATCCACAACCTCAAAGCCGTACTTTGAGTAGCCTGCGGCTAGCTTCCTAGTTTGCTCTTTGATTTTCATTGACTATAAAATAGTTTTAATTCTTTTTTTCAAATCCGGCACCACTTCTGACTCAAACCAAGGATTTTTGGCCATCCAGATTTGATTTCGCGGTGAGGGGTGAACTAGTGGAAAATAGGTTGGCAAGTAGTTCTGGTAATGTTTTACCCGTTCTGTTACCTTGCCACTGATTTTCTCCTGCAAATAGTAGGCTTGGGCATATTGGCCAATCAAGAGGGTTAACTGAATATCTGGTAATTCTTGCAAGAGCTGAGGATGCCATTTTTCAGCAAAGCCAGTTCTCGGTGGCAGGTCACCCGACTTGCCATGCCCTGGAAAGTAGAAATCCATAGGCAAAACAGCAAAATAACCTGAATTGTAAAAGGTATCTTCATCCACACCTAGCCAGTCTCTCAGGCGGTCACCACTCTTATCTTTCCAGTAAAGGCCTGCCTCCTGCGTTTTAAGACCAGGCGCTTGACCGATGATATTGATGCGAGCAGTCTTTGGCGCTGCAAAGAGAGGTTCAATGCCACGCTCTGTATAGCTGACATTCTGCGGATCCGCCATAATAGCCTGCTTGATTCTTTCAATTTGAGACATCTACTTTCCCTCCAAAAAGAAGTCCAAGCATACAATCTCAGACTTCTATCGTTTTATTTGATCAATTCGTAAATTGCTTCGGCATAGATTGCTGCAGCTCGGAAGAGATCATCCAAGGCGATAAATTCATTGGCTTGGTGCATGGTGTCAATTGAGTCTGGGAACATGGCACCATAGGCAACACCTCGTTCTAGCAAGCGACCAAAGGTTCCACCACCGATAACTTGCTCGTGACCTTTAAGTCCAGTTTGTTTTTCATAGACATTCAACAAGGTTTGCACAAGTGGATCTTCCATTGGCACATAGTGAGGCGTGTGACCGTGCTCAGAAAGGCTAACAGAAGCAACTGGCAAGTTTTCAAGGATTGACTTGATTTGCTCTGGGTTGGTTCCTTTTGGATAGCGGATATTAAGGGCAATAGTATTGTCAGCACTTGTTTCATCGAAGCGGAAGACACCGGCATTCATAGAAAGGGCACCCATCTTTTCATCCACATGGGCAATCTTGAGATTTTCACCCTCATGGTCGTTCAAGAGAATTTTACCAGCGATGTCAAGGTAGTCTTTGGCTGGAGCAGCAAAGTCAAACTGGCTAAGGAAGAGGGCTAGGTAAGTCGCACCATTGACACCTGAAGCAGGCA
The Streptococcus toyakuensis genome window above contains:
- the rplK gene encoding 50S ribosomal protein L11, giving the protein MAKKVEKLVKLQIPAGKATPAPPVGPALGQAGINIMGFTKEFNARTADQAGMIIPVVISVYEDKSFTFVTKTPPAAVLLKKAAGVEKGSGTPNKTKVATVTRAQVQEIAETKMPDLNAANVESAMRMIEGTARSMGFTVVD
- the ldcB gene encoding LD-carboxypeptidase LdcB/DacB, translated to MKKRYVILSGLLALTLAACSQEKTKLEENTQKTEQSSQPEGTVGSKSQASSQKKAEVSNKGNYYSIQGKYDEIIVANKHYPLSKDYNPGENPTAKAELLKLIKAMQEAGFPISDHYSGFRSYETQTKLYQDYVNQDGKAAADRYSARPGYSEHQTGLAFDVIGTDGDLVTEEKAAQWLLDHAADYGFVVRYLKGKEKETGYMAEEWHLRYVGKEAKEIAESGLSLEEYYGFEGGDYVD
- a CDS encoding HIT family protein gives rise to the protein MCLICQRIELIKAGENPYFVKELETGYVVIGDHQYFKGYTLFLAKEHVTELHHMETSVKLHFLEEMSLVQEAVAKTFKAEKMNIELLGNGDAHAHWHLFPRRAGDMKGHGLNGRGPVWWVPWEEMAAEDCQVQSPELEEMIKILSHELEKHLA
- a CDS encoding M42 family metallopeptidase: MNQTVEYIKELTAIASPTGFTRDIADYLVKTLEGFGYQPVRTAKGGVNVTIKGQNDGEHRYVTAHVDTLGAIVRAVKPDGRLKLDRIGGFPWNMIEGENCTVHVASTGEKVSGTILIHQTSCHVYKDAGTAERTQDNMEVRLDAKVTNEKETRALGIEVGDFISFDPRTVVTETGFIKSRHLDDKVSAAILLNLLRVYKEEKIELPVTTHFAFSVFEEVGHGANSNIPAQVVEYLAVDMGAMGDDQQTDEYTVSICVKDASGPYHYDFRQHLVALAKEQDIPFKLDIYPFYGSDASAAMSAGAEVKHALLGAGIESSHSYERTHIDSVVATERMVDAYLKSEEVS
- the brnQ gene encoding branched-chain amino acid transport system II carrier protein produces the protein MAKKGALTGLLLFGIFFGAGNLIFPPSLGALSGEHFLPAIAGFVFSGVGIAVLTLIIGTLNPKGYIYEISTKIAPWFATLYLSVLYLSIGPFFAIPRTATTAYEVGISPLLSDANKGLGLIVFTVLYFAAAYLISLNPSKILDRIGRILTPVFAILIVILVVLGAIKYGGTSPQAASAAYQASAFGTGFLEGYNTLDALASVAFSVIAVQTLKQLGFSSKKEYISTIWVVGIVVALAFSALYIGLGFLGNHFPVPAEAMKGGTPGVYILSQATQEIFGSTAQLFLAAMVTVTCFTTTVGLIVSTAEFFNERFPQISYKVYATAFTLIGFAIANLGLDAIIKYSIPVLVILYPITIAIVMIVIVNKFVALSKPGMQLTIAVVTAIAIASVLGSSFKVEFLANLVKALPFAKASLPWLVPAVVGILLSLVLPNKQESDVFEME
- a CDS encoding rhodanese-like domain-containing protein produces the protein MKEITFDAFYQLYQNNQLSLVDVREVDEFEALHLEGAHNLPLSQLADTYDQLNKDQLHYVICKSGMRSARACQFLSEQGYEVINVQGGMMAFEEL
- a CDS encoding uracil-DNA glycosylase family protein — encoded protein: MSQIERIKQAIMADPQNVSYTERGIEPLFAAPKTARINIIGQAPGLKTQEAGLYWKDKSGDRLRDWLGVDEDTFYNSGYFAVLPMDFYFPGHGKSGDLPPRTGFAEKWHPQLLQELPDIQLTLLIGQYAQAYYLQEKISGKVTERVKHYQNYLPTYFPLVHPSPRNQIWMAKNPWFESEVVPDLKKRIKTIL